Proteins encoded by one window of Brienomyrus brachyistius isolate T26 chromosome 1, BBRACH_0.4, whole genome shotgun sequence:
- the LOC125725004 gene encoding augurin-A-like, whose translation MPSRDLRMPLAALLVILVACEDVCGESKLHSVLKRREVPEEQKPGLLQLTPAKAREFLSPARRPKRNVWDRSRPDVQQWIMQYRHMGFDETKLEADLSYWWDYYRGIDRGRQHHYDENSPLAPQHRSSHRHGADVNYDYY comes from the exons ATGCCTTCCCGTGACCTccgcatgccgcttgcggcaCTCCTGGTCATCCTTGTCGCCTGCGAAG ATGTATGCGGTGAGAGCAAGCTGCACTCGGTCCTGAAGaggagagagg TCCCAGAGGAGCAAAAGCCCGGCCTGCTGCAGCTGACACCAGCAAAAGCGAGGGAGTTCTTGTCGCCTGCGAGACGGCCAAAGAGGAacgtgtgggacaggagcagaccaGATGTGCAGCAGTGGATCATGCAGTATAGGCACATGGGATTTGACGAGACG AAACTGGAGGCCGATCTGTCCTACTGGTGGGATTACTACAGGGGCATTGACCGGGGCCGCCAGCACCATTATGATGAGAATTCCCCCCTGGCACCCCAGCACCGGAGCTCCCACCGGCACGGCGCTGACGTCAACTACG
- the otos2 gene encoding otospiralin-like, which translates to MPRLCTVPLVCMLLLGLLCLAVADQSTSDEQVEVLAAREKRDLPNWALTSSDFFGWVENLRAHAGYDKMEDLARTFWAHFPSASHMGYESPEPDE; encoded by the exons ATGCCTCGACTGTGTACAGTGCCGCTGGTGTGCATGCTTCTCCTGGGACTCCTCTGCCTTGCGG TGGCGGACCAGAGCACTTCAGATGAACAAGTCGAAG TACTGGCGGCCCGCGAGAAGCGCGACCTGCCGAACTGGGCCCTGACATCCTCGGACTTCTTCGGCTGGGTGGAGAACCTGCGTGCCCACGCCGGCTATGACAAGATGGAGGATCTGGCCAGAACCTTCTGGGCGCACTTTCCCTCTGCCAGCCACATGGGCTACGAGAGCCCAGAGCCGGATGAGTga
- the LOC125724891 gene encoding cytoplasmic protein NCK2-like, translating to MTEEVVVVAKWDYAAQQDQELDIRKNERLWLLDDSKTWWRVRNAGNRTGYVPSNYVERKNSPKKSSLVRNLRDTLGLGKTKRKANSSPTPSAEEALSGRELSVPALVKFTYAAEREDELNLSKGAHVLVTEKCSDGWWRGSCGGRTGWFPSNYVSAEGGEASGASPKRAPPTTNSPSRAGLGAPLHIVRTLYPFSSATEEELDFDKGEIMEVVERPENDPEWWRCRNARGQLGLVPKNYVVVVSEGSWNGAPPPASEPALSGRFAGKDWYYGKVTRQQAERALDKRGAEGDFLVRDSESSPSDFSISLKAVGRNKHFKVRLSEGAFCIGQRRFGSMDELLEHYKKAPIFTGESGDRLYLVRPLL from the exons ATGACCGAGGAGGTCGTGGTGGTGGCCAAGTGGGACTATGCAGCCCAGCAGGACCAGGAGCTTGACATCCGCAAGAACGAACGTCTCTGGCTGCTGGACGACTCCAAGACATGGTGGAGGGTACGCAACGCTGGCAACCGGACCGGCTACGTCCCGTCCAACTACGTGGAGCGCAAGAACAGCCCAAAAAAAAGCTCGCTGGTCAGGAATCTGAGGGACACGTTGG GCCTTGGGAAGACGAAGCGGAAGGCGAACTCCTCGCCGACGCCCAGTGCGGAGGAGGCGCTGTccggccgcgagctgagcgtccCGGCGCTGGTGAAGTTCACGTACGCGGCGGAGCGCGAGGACGAGCTCAATCTGTCGAAGGGCGCCCATGTGCTGGTGACGGAGAAGTGCAGCGACGGCTGGTGGCGGGGCAGCTGTGGTGGACGCACCGGCTGGTTCCCTTCCAACTATGTGTCGGCGGAGGGCGGGGAGGCATCAGGGGCATCGCCTAAGCGTGCCCCGCCCACTACTAACTCCCCCTCCCGGGCGGGGCTGGGTGCACCGCTCCACATAGTGCGGACGCTCTACCCCTTCAGCTCGGCCACAGAGGAGGAGCTTGACTTTGACAAAGGTGAGATCATGGAGGTGGTGGAGAGGCCCGAGAACGACCCGGAATGGTGGCGTTGCCGCAACGCCCGTGGCCAGCTTGGTCTCGTGCCCAAGAACTACGTGGTGGTGGTGAGTGAGGGGTCCTGGAATGGAGCCCCCCCACCGGCCTCAGAGCCTGCCCTCTCTGGTAGGTTTGCCGGCAAGGACTGGTACTATGGAAAGGTGACCCGGCAGCAAGCTGAGCGCGCCCTTGACAAGAGGGGGGCGGAGGGAGACTTTCTGGTGAGAGACAGCGAGTCATCG CCCAGCGATTTCTCCATCTCCCTGAAGGCCGTGGGGAGGAACAAGCACTTCAAAGTCCGGCTGTCGGAGGGCGCCTTCTGCATCGGGCAGCGGCGCTTCGGCTCCATGGATGAGCTGCTGGAGCACTACAAAAAGGCGCCCATCTTTACGGGGGAGTCCGGCGACCGGCTCTACCTCGTCCGTCCGCTGCTGTGA
- the c1h2orf49 gene encoding ashwin: MAKCAAGRGGADSAAAEDVAELQMLLHPELLSQDFIQLMLQEKNIHIGEDVKADRDRLTELFMQHITPKPQRKLPQSRWGSRVERRSPTRSHAHGSVSSNESGTRKRQMIVYDGSPTKTGAIKLKKPEGAPGSGSIDRLKPPPSGNFANPIRKLSSPPANRCSPNITTSSASPALTSHSRKETTKSQPPPTVKLKRVATSEGDSDSSGELKSPEVKKKIQPITWP, from the exons ATGGCGAAATGCGCAGCCGGGCGCGGAGGCGCAGATTCGGCTGCAGCAGAGGACGTCGCCGAGCTACAGATGCTGCTGCACCCCGAACTTCTGTCTCAGGACTTCATCCAGTTGATGTTACAGGAG AAAAATATACACATTGGGGAGGATGTGAAGGCTGACCGGGACCGACTGACGGAGCTCTTCATGCAGCACATCACCCCAAAGCCGCAGCGGAAGCTGCCCCAAAGCCGCTGGGGAAGCAGGGTGGAGAGGAGGAGCCCCACACGATCACATGCACATGG CTCTGTCTCCTCCAATGAGAGTGGCACCCGGAAGAGGCAGATGATCGTGTATGATGGCAGCCCCACCAAGACGGGCGCCATCAAACTGAAGAAGCCCGAGGGAGCTCCGGGATCCGGCTCGATAGATCGCCTCAAGCCCCCTCCATCCGGAAACTTTGCAAACCCTATCCGCAAGCTCTCCAGCCCCCCTGCGAATCGTTGCAGCCCCAACATCACCACCAGCTCCGCCAGTCCAGCACTTACGAGCCACTCAAGGAAGGAGACGACAAAGTCACAACCCCCCCCAACTGTTAAGTTAAAACGGGTGGCGACCAGCGAGGGAGACTCCGACAGCTCG GGGGAGCTGAAGTCCCCAGAAGTGAAAAAGAAGATCCAGCCCATAACGTGGCCATGA